A region of Bacillus cabrialesii DNA encodes the following proteins:
- a CDS encoding PH domain-containing protein — MVYKTKRDVPVTLMIVFLILLIQADAIVPFVLGNVRITGWIIFTLMTLLNVLIIWSFIDLKYVLKDHHLIIKAGMIKHQIPYEKIDKVVQKKKLWSGFRLIGSRHAITIYYQGGWGHAVISPQNTEEFIHKLEEKNSNITKLTKSN; from the coding sequence ATGGTTTATAAAACAAAGAGAGATGTACCCGTTACGCTGATGATTGTGTTTCTTATATTACTGATACAAGCAGATGCCATTGTTCCTTTTGTGCTGGGAAATGTGAGGATTACAGGCTGGATCATTTTTACGCTGATGACTCTCTTAAATGTGCTTATCATTTGGAGCTTTATTGATTTGAAATATGTATTAAAGGATCACCACCTGATCATTAAAGCCGGAATGATCAAACATCAAATTCCTTACGAAAAAATCGATAAAGTGGTTCAAAAAAAGAAGCTGTGGTCAGGTTTTCGTCTGATCGGCTCTCGTCATGCCATCACAATATATTATCAGGGGGGATGGGGACATGCAGTGATTTCACCGCAAAATACCGAAGAATTTATCCACAAGCTCGAAGAAAAGAATTCTAATATAACAAAACTCACTAAAAGTAATTAA
- the noc gene encoding nucleoid occlusion protein, whose product MKHSFSRFFGLGEKEQEPEIAEHETNKEEILEIPVNAIVPNRFQPRTIFSDEKIKELAMTIHTHGIIQPIVVRHTEEEGQYELIAGERRWRAVQSLEWEKIPAIIKDFSDTETASVALIENLQREELSSIEEAHAYARLLELHDLTQEALAQRLGKGQSTIANKLRLLKLPQPVQDAIMEKKITERHARALIPLKQPELQVTLLTEIIEKSLNVKQTEDRVVKMLEQGQRKPKPRRKAFSRDTRIAMNTIRQSLSMVEDSGVKLNTEEEEFEEYIQLTIRIPK is encoded by the coding sequence ATGAAGCATTCATTCTCTCGTTTCTTCGGGCTTGGTGAGAAGGAACAGGAACCGGAGATTGCTGAACATGAGACAAACAAAGAAGAGATTCTGGAAATACCGGTAAATGCTATCGTTCCCAACCGTTTTCAGCCACGCACCATTTTCTCAGATGAAAAAATCAAAGAGTTAGCAATGACCATTCATACACACGGCATTATTCAGCCGATTGTTGTCAGGCATACAGAAGAAGAAGGCCAATACGAACTCATTGCAGGTGAAAGACGCTGGAGAGCGGTGCAATCGCTCGAGTGGGAAAAGATTCCGGCTATTATTAAGGATTTTTCCGACACGGAAACCGCTTCTGTGGCGTTAATTGAAAACTTGCAGCGGGAAGAACTGTCTTCTATTGAGGAAGCGCATGCCTATGCTCGGCTTCTTGAACTTCATGATTTAACACAGGAAGCACTCGCACAGCGTTTAGGAAAAGGGCAGTCCACAATTGCCAATAAGCTGCGGTTATTAAAGCTGCCTCAGCCGGTCCAAGACGCAATTATGGAGAAGAAAATCACTGAGCGTCATGCCAGAGCGCTGATTCCGCTGAAACAGCCTGAGCTCCAAGTCACACTGCTCACAGAGATTATCGAGAAAAGCTTAAATGTAAAGCAGACGGAAGACCGCGTGGTGAAAATGCTGGAGCAAGGCCAGAGAAAACCAAAGCCGAGACGCAAAGCATTCAGCAGAGATACAAGAATTGCAATGAACACAATTCGCCAGTCGCTATCAATGGTTGAAGACAGCGGTGTAAAATTGAATACGGAAGAAGAAGAATTTGAAGAATATATTCAATTAACGATTCGCATACCAAAATAA
- the rsmG gene encoding 16S rRNA (guanine(527)-N(7))-methyltransferase RsmG, with the protein MNIEEFTSGLAEKGISLSPRQLEQFELYYDMLVEWNEKINLTSITEKKEVYLKHFYDSITAAFYVDFNQVNTICDVGAGAGFPSLPIKICFPHLHVTIVDSLNKRITFLEKLSEALQLENTTFCHDRAETFGQRKDVRESYDIVTARAVARLSVLSELCLPLVKKNGLFVALKAASAEEELNAGKKAITTLGGELENLHSFKLPIEESDRNIMVIRKIKNTPKKYPRKPGTPNKSPIEG; encoded by the coding sequence ATGAATATTGAAGAATTCACTTCTGGTTTGGCGGAAAAAGGGATTTCCCTTTCTCCCCGTCAGCTGGAGCAATTTGAGCTTTATTACGACATGCTGGTTGAATGGAACGAGAAAATCAATCTGACTTCTATTACAGAGAAGAAAGAAGTGTATCTTAAACATTTTTATGATTCCATTACAGCCGCTTTTTATGTCGACTTCAATCAAGTGAACACGATTTGTGATGTCGGAGCGGGAGCGGGTTTTCCGAGTCTTCCGATTAAAATATGCTTTCCGCACCTCCATGTCACAATCGTGGATTCACTAAACAAACGGATTACGTTTTTAGAAAAATTGTCTGAAGCTTTGCAATTGGAGAATACGACATTCTGCCATGACAGAGCTGAAACATTCGGACAACGGAAAGACGTACGGGAAAGCTATGATATTGTGACGGCACGAGCAGTTGCGAGATTATCTGTTTTGAGTGAGCTTTGCTTGCCTCTAGTGAAGAAAAACGGTTTATTTGTTGCTTTAAAAGCCGCATCAGCAGAAGAAGAACTGAATGCAGGCAAAAAAGCGATCACGACGCTTGGGGGAGAACTTGAGAATCTCCATTCCTTTAAGCTGCCTATTGAAGAAAGCGATCGTAATATTATGGTGATACGCAAGATAAAAAATACACCTAAGAAGTATCCAAGAAAACCGGGAACTCCTAATAAATCGCCAATTGAAGGGTAA